TCATCGAATTTCCCCGCGATGATTTCGTCACAGACTTCAGCGATAACCCCGGCTTTTTCCGCCTCGAGTACACCTAAGTCACGGTTCGCGAGTGCTGCTCCTTTTTTCAGGACTGCGAAGGCACGAATGACTTCAATCGGCATCTTTTCGGTTCCGATTTTAAAGTTTTCCAAACTACGTTGTGTTTGAGCGCCCCATTCTTGCGCTTCCGGTACACGAATTTCCCCCATCGTGTCACGTTCTAGACGGTATTCCATAAACAAATTCCCCCTTTTGATTACTTCTCCTATAGTTTACCGCAAAAGCAGATAGAATGGGAATGAGAGAGACAGTTTTGGGGAATAGTTTATTATCGAAAAAAGGAGTGAAGATTTCATGTGGTTGATCAATTTAATGATTGTTTTACTATTAATTCTAGCAAACGGCGTGTTCGCAATGACCGAACTCGCTTTGTTGTCTTCAAAACGGTCGAAATTAGAAAAAGCAGCGAATGATGGTAAAAAGTCAGCCCATGTTGCGTTAGAACTGCTCGATCGACCAACCGATCTGCTGTCGACCGTACAAGTCGGCATCACGTTGATTGGAATCATTAACGGTGCTTTTGGTGGTGCTGCTCTCTCAGGCCCAGTCATCAATTGGCTCGCACAATTCGGATTTCTCGCTCCTTACGCTAGTACGATCGGCTATATTCTGGTCGTGACGGTCATCACTTATATCTCGCTCGTCATTGGTGAACTTGTTCCAAAACGGATTGCACTCGTCAGTCCTGAAAGGGTCACGATGTGGCTCGCCCCACCGATGCGCTTTTTCTCGATCATCCTTCGACCATTCATCTGGGTCCTTAGTAAATCAACTAGCTCCATCTTCCGCTTGATTGGTCTCGATCGATTACAAACGGAAGACGAAACAGAAGATGAAGTCCGCCAATTACTGATTCGTGGTACTCAAGAAGGCACGTTTAATCGATCAGAAGCCGAACAAGTCTCTCGTGTCTTTGATTTCCACGATTTATACGCTTACGAACTGATGGAGCCACGAACGGTTACCGAATGGATTGACTTAGCCGATGAACCTGATACGATCTTGCGCGAACTAAAAGAAGCGCGACATCGTAACTTACCTGTTGGTCATGGTGATTTGGATCACTTCGTCGGCTTCATCGATGCTAAAGAAGTCCTATCAACGGAACAACCTGTTCAAGAGCTTGAACGACTGATTCAATCCCCGCTGATCGTGCCTCGTCAATTGAAAGCAACGGTCTTGCTCGAGCGGATGCGAAAAGAGACGGTATCAATCGCTTTCGTCTTAGATGAGTATGGTGGTTTTCTCGGTATGATCACGTTATTCGATATCCTCGAGGCATTCGTCGGTGAGATTTCGAGCGTCGAAGAAGAACCGGAACTCGTCATGCGTAAGGATGGTTCCTTTCTTGCTGATGGATTACTGCACATCGATGATTTAAAGCGAACGCTTGGTTATACAGACGATTTACCCGGTGAACAGTTAAACGCCTATCATACGGTTGCCGGTTTAATTTTGTATACGCTAGGTGATGTACCTTCTCGCGGTAGTACTGTCGAGATTGGTCCGTACCGATTTGAGGTCGTTGACTTAGACGGACGTCGCGTCGATCAAATCCTCATTGAACGAATTGAACATGAACAACCACCCCTGCCGTGATGGTAGGGGTGGTTCACTGTACATCAAACTTCATACAAGCGTAACGCCTCGCGTGCTACACGATCTGCCTTGTTCTCGGATCTTGGAATCCACTTCACGAATGCAAGCGGTAAGAGTTGATAGCGCTCAAAGGCAGGATCAAAGATTGTCTGTGTTCGTTTGTTCTTGACGAATTCACGTTCGACTGCAAGTGCAACCGCTTCTGAATCGGTCCGAAACGATATGACGCTCTCTCCTTGCGCGATGAGTTCATGTGCCCACTCGACTGCTTTCGCAAAAGCGATGAATTCTGCTTCATGATTATTAATCGCTTGGATTTGATACATTTTCTCCGTGACTTCGCCTTCGGAGTTTTTACTAAAGAGTCCAACCGCCGCTTCGTCGTTTGAAGGACGGACCGTACCGTCAAAATAAAGTTCAACCATGTTCAATTGCCGCCTCGATTCCTTTTCGTATCGCCTGTTCATCCAGCCCTTTCCCAATGAAGACGAGCGTCGTCTTTGGTTGTTCGCTGAACGGTTCTCGGATGGCTGTTCCGTAAATCATTCCCGTTCCTTGTAGAATGACTTTTCGTTCCGTATCTGAAAAATGAATGATCCCTTTATACCGATAGAGATCCTCCGCATACGCTTCTAAAACTTCACGCAGTACCATTCCAAACCGATTTCGATTCAACGGTCGTTCTTCGACAATCGTCAGTGCCGTGAAATCATCGACTGACTGATGGACTTGATCTGTTTGCTGACTGAGCCGTACTTGTTCTTCTTTTGGAAAGTGGAACGTTTCGAACAATTGATCGGATTCCACTTGTCCTAGTTCCGTCTCGATGATAGCTGCTGAGGGATTACGTTCGCGTAGCAAAGCAGTCAATGTTTCGCGATCCGACGCATCGACTAAATCGATTTTGTTCAAGAGAAGAACATCGGCAAATCCGATTTGTTTCACATTTTCCTGGAACGTCAGTTGACGTTCTAAATGGTACGCATCGATAACCGTAACGACACTTGAAATCTGATAGAACTGTTCAACGGCTGGTTCAAAATAAAACGTCTGCAGAATCGGTCCTGGATCGGCAACACCTGTCGTCTCAATCAATAATCGATCAAATGATAATTCGCCATCTCGACGCCGTTTCGCAATCCGAAGTAGTGCATCCCGTAAATCGCCTCGAATCGAACAACAAATGCAACCATTCGTTAGCTCAATCATCTCTTCGTCACTACGTTCGATCAACGCTTCATCAATATGAACGGAACCGACTTCGTTGACGAGTAAGGCAAACTTCTCAGTCGGTTGAGAGACGAGGTGATTGAGTAACGTGGTTTTACCGGCACCTAAAAAACCAGTAATGATGGTCGTACGTATTTTGTCTTGCATGATTTCACTCCTTAGCGTCCTTGTTGCTGACGCCATTTTTCTTTTCGTGCATCGAGCAGATCAATTGCATGGAGATACCAAGCATCTGTCGTTTGTGGTGTCACGCTTGATCCCCACTCACGTTTCCCGTGATGTGATAATACCATATGCATGAGACGATGGTAGACCGCACGCGGTAATCGAATGTCTTCTTCTCGGAGCGTTTGCTCGAGTACGAAACATCCGTAGGGCATATGACCAATCAATATACCGTCCGGATCAAGTGCAATGCCTGCTAGTTCTTCCTCTTCTTCCGTCACCTGCAACAGTCTCGAAAAACGATCTGCCGAAGCCCCTGCATGTGTATACTCCCATAGTTTTCCGATGTCATGCAACAAAATACCGAGTAACAATTCGTTCGGATTCGGACGTTGATCTAACAGCGCGATCCCTTTTGCCGCTTGATAGAGTGCATCAAAACTGTCATCCCAAGAAAATTGGCGCATCTCACGTTCATTTGCTTGGAATAGTTCATTCTTATGATCAGCTTCTGCTTCTTGGATACATTTGAGTAGCGTCAAATAGGGTTGTTCACTATCGCAGATTCCGCGACCAATCGTCATCATACAAGCTGTATGTTTGAGTAGTCCACCAATATAGGCATGATGATGAAAAAGAGCAGCCGGTCGTGTTGAAAAGTCCGTCCAGTACTGCCGCAATATCGAAAGCGCAATCTCTTGATACGGGGAATCGAGTTGACCGACTAATCCGAGCAATTGATCACGATATGCTTCAAGCAACTCATCTGCAGGTAGCTGTGGTAAGAACTGCGTCGGTGAGGCATCATGAATCGGTGTGACGCGTTGAACCGTCAACGATTTATTACCGGATTGCGGCGGATACTCCTCTACCTTTGCCTCGACTCGAACGATTCGTGTCTCGAGATACGGACGAAGTGCTTCTTCTGCTGTCCCTTGATTGATCCATTGTTTTCCCTTACAAGATCCTGCTGGTGAGTTGAACGTGAATTGTAACCATTCTCGCCCGGTTTGACCAGTACGGATTTCACCAGAGGCAACGAGTAAGACTTCTTCAATTCGTTCACCGGGTGCAAGTGTATCAATCGAAAGTCCAATCGGTTGATCCGAATAGTTGATAGAAAAAGCATCATTTTCATAAGGAGGCATCGTCACTTCTGGAAGTGCCTTAAATAATTGAATCACATCATCTCACTCCTTTTTCTTCATTCATATCATAGCAGACACGATTTCATCACGACTACTATTAAACAGATATTGTAAGCGTTTTCTAAATGAATTATGATGAAACTGGAAGTCTACTTTAATGCCTAAAGGAGGAGAAAAGATGATTCGACCACTTACTCATTTATACAGTGAAGCTGTTGCCACACTCGATCAATGGAATGCAACAGAAATCGTAACACGCGATCAAATTCGACAAGCTGTTCAATTGTACGATCCGTATCAAACGCAGACGTCATATGCATTAGAACAGTTGTTGATCCAAGAATTGCGCCAGGCTTGTCACCTTGTTCAAGAACAGGGACTACCATTAGCTGATGTGCAAACAGAATTACTCATCCTCTCTGCGTTTCAAAGTGATGCCGGCTATCAAGCAGAAGAAATTCAAGATATGTCACCTTCGACTATCAAAAGGCATTTATCTTCTCTTGACGCCGCCTTTAACCGACTATTACATCAGTTATTTTTACATCAGTCTCAACCAGACATTCTGTGTCAACGGTTCTTGACGATCCTCGCAGGCGCGGTCGCCACAAAATGTGCAATCCGTGCTAAGCGTCTGAAGGAAGCGATGCTTGTTCATCCATAACAAAAAAATCCTGACTCATACGAGTCAGGATTTTTTATTCAACGACCTGGCATTCCAGCTCCTTGATTGGCTTTGTATGAAAATGCGGCGTTCCGCTTCGTCATATTCTATAGTCATCATGACAAACTATTCAAGCTCTGTCAATTCTTTTCTAAAAAAAAGTGGACCGATTTTCGATTGAAAATCAGTCCGAATGGAAGAGTGAATAATTACCATGGCAATGCTTGATTTCATCATACAATGCAATGGAAGCGTTTACAACCCTTTTTCGTTAAATTTTTTCAAGAAAATATTCGTTCGCTAGTGGCAAGTGGATGACTTCGATTCCGCTTTGTCGCATCAGATTCAATCCGTCCCCATATTCATATCCTGTCGAATAGACGACACGATCGATTTTGGAGGCAATCAGTGCTAAACTGCATGCGTGACATGGACTATGTGTGACATAAGCTGTCGCATGACGCGCACTTGTCGAGTCGGCTGCTAGTTTACCGAGTGCATTGATTTCAGCATGAATTTCATGTTGCTTCGACCACTCATGATGTTCCTCTTGATTTTCACAACGATAAAACGAAACGCCATCTCGTTCCAGCGACTCTTCAACAATTGGATGATCAGGTCGTGATGTATAGAGAATGCCATCTTGCTTTAAGTAGATTTCGTTACAATTCACATGTTGGCTTGGTGTTCCGTTTATTCCAATTGAAATTGGCTTCTCATCTTTGACGATAACACATGCAACAGATTTCGATGCACATTTAGAATGACGATCTGCCATCATCCGTGCAAATAATAACCACGTCGTATCCCATTTTAACTGCTTCTCTTCGCTTTTCATTCCTAATCCTTCCTTTCATGAAGGAAAGGAACACGAAAAATCGTGTTCCTTAGTATGGTCGATTCGGTAGTTCTCTGCTTTTTGAAGCGACTTCGATGACTTTTTGTTTCAGTTCGTTCTCCATTCGCTCTAGTTCATGCTCCGCGTCACGACGCTTCTGTTTTCCTTCTTGTTGGATGCGTAATGTCTCGTCAAGTGTCTCGATCAAGTTTTGATGCGCAACCTTTAATGACTCAACAGATACGATACCTTTTTCATTTTCTTCAGCAATCTCGATCGACGATTCCTTCAGTAACTTCGAATTTTGCTCCAGTAACTGGTTCGTCGTATTAGTGACATCCTTTTGCATTTCAAGAGCTGCCTTTTGACGCGACAAGCTCAAGGATAGGACTACTTGGTTCTTCCACAGTGGAATCGTATTGACGACGGCTGATTCGATTTTTTCCGCTAAAATTTGATTGTTTTGCTGGATGACTCGAATTTGCGGCGCCATTTGCAAACTGATCGTCCGTGACAATTTTAAATCATGGATTTTCTTTTCAAAACGATCGGTTAATTGAATCAAGTCATTCAACTCTTGTAATTTCGTCTGATCCCGCGATACTTCCACTTCTGTTCGTAACGGTTCAATCTCATGTTGACGAACGTGGGCAATTTTCGTTTCACCGGCTGCAATATAAACGTTCAATTCTTCGAAATAACGCTTATTTTTTTGGTACATTTGATCAAGTAATGTGATGTCCTTCATCAACCCGAACTTCGAACGATCTAAATTGTGTACGACTTCTTCCAAATACGCACTCATCTTCTCGTATTGTAAGAAGTACGTCTCCGCTTTTTTCTTCGCCCGACCAATGACCGGTACGTTCGACCAGAAACTCTTTTTTTCTTGGAGTGTGTCTGGATCCATTTGGCGGACACGTTGCATTAAATCACTCAACAATTTTCCCGCTTCACCGCCATCCTTCATCTTCACTTCACTTAAGACTTGATCAGAGAATTGGGATAACTCACGTTGCACAGGCGCGCCAAACTGCATGACAGCATCCGTTTTTTGAAGATCAATCACCTGAAGCAAGCGTTCAATCTTTTGTCGTTGTTCTGACGGAACATCTGAAGGGATCATCTCTTCGACCGGTCGTGCCGGCATTTTTGGTGGTGTCTCTGCTACATTCAGGTCGACCGACGGATCAGAAATCGTCGGTTGATCTTGCTCATCAGGCCATTGTTGCCACGTATCTTTATCAGAATGGGTCATGTCGGTAACTCTCCTCCTGTTTTCGTTGTTCAGTCTCTTGCGACAATACTTTTTCAATTGTCAAAAGTTCCCGTTCTAAATCAACGGTATCTCCTTCAAGTAACAAGGTTTGTTGCTGTTTCAACTTTTGACCAATCATTTTCAAGTTCGAAATCAATTGATTTTTCGTATCCAATTGAACTTGTGCACCACGGCGTTCCAAATCGGCATATTTTTCTGAAATCGACAATAAGGAATCCAGGTAGAATGTAAAGAAGTCTCGAACTTTTTTGACGTCGCGTGGACTTTCATATAACTCCTCGAACAACACATGCGCTTCACGCGAGACGATTCGCATCTCACTTCTGATTTCACTATCTCGAATGGACGGAACGATTTGATCGTACGTCTGAATTTTCGTAAATCCTTCTTCAATTGTCCGCTGTAATACTTGAAGCTCCAAATCATCTGTCTCTTCAAAACGACGCGTTGCCCGTTCTGGTTTTAAAATGACACTTCCGACGAACTCCTCTTCATCGTCAAGAAGTAATTTCTTTTTCACATTTTTTCGCTTGATTTCAGTCGACTTCCGTTCTGTCCGATATCGTCGACCTGGTTTAGTCCGGTAACCGCTCCAAATGAACCACAACCCAAGAGCGATGAAGATTCCCGAGAAGTTGAACGTATCGGCTAATTGTAGAAATACGAACATCATACCGATGGAACCAAATATCCACCATGAAGACTTCATGTCATCCCCTCTTCCTTCGTGCTGATTCTTCTATCAGGTTTACGTGTCTTTATTTTAACATTACGTATGGTCTAACAAAAAGTTTCCCGTTTTTGCGAAATGTTATGCCTCATGTATTCATATTTCACCATACTTTTTAACGAATAACATCAGACTGAAGAATGAACTATTCGTTCTTTCCTTCTTGATATCATCTCACAACAAATAAGGTAGTCGACAATGCTAGTCGACTACCTTATCAAGAATATTTCATTTGTTATCCGAACAATGGCCAGACAAGAATAACGAGAATCGCGACCGGACTCAAGTAACATACACTAAGTCGCCAGATCGGAACCATTTTTTTCATCATTGGACTCGTTACGAGTTCCTGTTCGACAAGAGCTCGATCTAGTTTATAGCCAGCAAATATCGAGATCAATAAAGCACCGATTGGCATCAAAATATTCGAGACAAGAAAATCAACACTGTCAAAGAATGTTTTTCCCATGAATTGAGCATCACCTAAGATTCCGAACGAGAGGGCAGATGGAATGCCGACGATTGCGATGGCTAGTGTCGCTAGCCATGTTGTTCGTTTTTTATCATGCATCGTCGCATTTTCTTTACGATCGGTTAAGGAAGCAACAACGACTTCAAGCATGGCAATCGATGAGGTGATCGATGCGAAAGCGAATAAAAGGAAGAACAATGTCAAGAAGACTGAGCCAAACTGGATTTGACTGAAGACAGTTGGTAAGACGATAAAGAGTAACGCCGGTCCTTCTGCCGGATCAAGCCCCGAAGCAAAAACCGCTGGGAAAATCGCAAATCCTGCCAGTAATGAGACGGCGACGTTCATCGCGACGATCCATGCTGCAGAACGATTGATTTCTCCACGTTCCTTCATATAGGAAGCGTATGTCAGCATCGCTGATACACCAAGTGATAGTGAAAAGAACGCTTGACCGAGTGCACTGAGCACCGATGTTCGATTCAAGACCGAGAAATCAGGTTGTATGAAGAACTTAACACCTTCCATTGCACCATCGAGTGTCAAAGAGCGGACTACGAGAACAATGAAACAAACGAATAATAAGGGCATCATGATTTTACTCATTTTTTCAATACCAGATTGAACACCACGTAATACGATCCAGCACGTCAATGCGAGGAATATTAATTGTCCTGAAATGACATACACTGGTGAGGCTGAAATCGTACCAAACAGTTCACCAAGCGCCCCACTGTCCATCGTCGTTAAGCGACCGGTAAAACCAAGGATCGTATAAATCAAGACCCATCCGCCGATTACGCTGTAGAAAGAGAGCAACAAGAAACATGCGATGACACCAAGGACACCAATGAACGTAAACTTCTTATGACCAAGCGCCGAGAATGCCCGGAGTGCCGTTTTCCCGCTCGTTCGACCGATTAAAAATTCGGCAATCAAGACAGGCAGTCCAAGTAATAAGGTAAACACGAGGAATAAGAGTAAAAAGGCGCCTCCTCCGTTCGTCCCAGTCGTGTACGGAAATTTCCAGATGGCCCCCAGACCAATGGCGGATCCCGCTGCTGCTAAAATAAACCCAACTTTTGAAGCCCATGCGTTTCCTTTCATGGTGCTCCACCTCCTTTTCAAAATACTTTTTCATTGTACAGAAAGAATCCGTGAAAGTCATCCTTTATCAAATATTTTCTTTAAAGCGTCAAAGCATAACCGCATACATGTATTGAACAAACATAAAAAAAGAGAAAATCGTATGATTTTACGACTTTCTCTTCAATCTCACTTTATTATAGTGTGCCTCCATACATTTGGAGATATTCTGGTAATACTTTGACTGTAACTGGCGTATGGATGGCTTTTTCACCATCTGTATCGATGACTTTTGCATCTTTCGTTTTTAACTGAAAACCGCTCGTCAAGATGTGCGTAAAGGAAGGATCATTAGCAAGACCAATTTTTTGAAGGATTACATCGCGAATGGTCGTCAAGTTCACTTCATCGACGATGACTAAATCAAGTTTCCCATCGTTATACGCTCCATCGGACAAGTTTGTTTCGATTCCACCGAGCGATTCTCCATTTGCTGCAAGAATTAGTACCGCTTCACCGGTCATATGACGCCCTTCGTCTAGGATCAATTCATATTCGAATGGTTTTGCTTCTAGACTCGAACGGATAGTCGATAGATAATAACCCATCTTACCAAGACGTGCTTTTTCCTCTGTATCGATACCAATGGATGCTTCTGCGACAAGACCAACACCAAGGAAATTCAAAAAATAGCTATCTTCGACTTGTCCAAGATCGACTTGGACAACATGTTGCATCGCAATCGCTTCCGCAGCAAGGCGTGGCGCCATCGGTAAGCCAAGCGTTCGTGCGAAATCATTGCATGTCCCTCCAGGAATGATGCCAAGAATGGGTCGATCGTCTAGTTTTGCGACGCCGTTGATCGTTTCAAAGACAGTCCCATCTCCACCGATGACAACGACGGCGTCAAACGCGGACGAATCTTCCGCGAAGTGCATCGCATCCCCTGCTTGCTTCGTATTTTTTATGACGATTTCATCGAATAAGGTACTTAACGGTTCAATGACTTCTCCAAGTAATCCTGTACCATTCGTTCCGGCTGTAGGATTGCTGATCAGTAACAGTTTCATTGAATGATGCCTTCTTTCTTCAGGTAATCACGGGCGACCTCATTTGCTGTCTTCCCACCGTATGCGACCGCTTCATTCATCTTAGACATCTCTTCATCTGAAATTTTACCTGATAATTGCTCAAGTGCTTGTTTTACTTCTGGATACTCCTCGATCGTCTCTTGTCGCAGAAGAGGAGCTCCTTCATATGGAGGGAATAGTTGCTGATCGTCTTTTAAGACGACCATGTCGTATTTCGCAATCTCCGGATCTGTCGAGTAAGCATCAATGACATCGATCTCACCTGACTCGATTGCTTTATAGCGCAATTTTGGTTCCATCGTGACCACTTTCTGGAAATTAACGTCATATTTATCTTGAATCCCTTTATACCCATCCTGTCGGTCCTTAAATTCTAACGTGAATCCAGCCGTCAACTGATTCGCGACCTGTTTTAAATCAGAGATCGTCTTCAAATCGTAACGGTCTGCTAATTTCTTTGGAACAGCTACAGCATAGGTATTGTTATAGTTCATCGGTGGTAGCAAGGCTAAATCTTGTTTTTCAAGACCGGCTTTTGCCTGTTCATACACTTCTTTTGCATCATTCGACTTCGGTTTTTCATTCGTCAAACTAGCGAGCACCGTTCCTGTAAACTCTGGATACGCATCGATATCACCTGATTCGAGTGCCTTATAGACGAAGGTCGTCTTCCCGAAGTTCGGTTTGACTTGTACCGTCAAATCCGTTTCATCTTCAATGACAACCTTATACATATTCATTAAAATTTCTGGTTCTACGCCTAGTTTTCCGGCAACGACGAGATCCGGTCGTTCACTACGCCCGAACGCGAATGGAGCGGCGACGATTGCGACCATCAAGACGACTGCTGTCACGAGACGTGCTGTTTGTCGTTTACGTGTCGCGACTTCCGTTTGACGTAACAATCCGTCAAATAACAGGGCAAGGAGTGCTGCTGGAATCGCACCAAGCAACAGTAGATAATTATCATTGCGGTCAATCCCGAGGAGAATGATGGATCCTAATCCTCCTGCACCAATCAAGGCAGCGATCGTTGCCGTACCAATGATCAGTACCATGGCGGTCCGAATCCCGGCCATCATGACAGGCAAAGCCAACGGGAGTTCGACTTTCCAAAGGCTCTGCATCGGAGTCATTCCACACGCTCGTGCTGCTTCCTTGATCGAAGGATCGACTTCGGCAAGACCCGTGTAGGTATTACGAACGATTGGTAACAAGGAATATAAGACCAGTGCAATAATGGACGGGACTGTACCGATTCCAACGAGCGGGATCATCAGACCGAGTAATGCGAGAGATGGAATCGTCTGGATGACAGAGGTTACACCAATTGACCACTCACTCAGACGTTTGTTACGTGATAAGTAAATCCCGAGCGGAATAGCGATGACACATGCGATCAGCAAGGAAATGACCGATAATTGAATATGCTCGATTAACGCTTGAAGCAATTCCGTCTTCCGGTCTTGGTACGTTTCGATCAATCCATTCATTCGACACTCCCCCTAACTTGACGCATGAACTCTTGAACGAATGGATCGTTACTAGCTAGTACTTCTTCTTTCGTACCAATGAAAGCAATCTCCCCAGCGTTCATCAGACAAATGCGACTGCCCAGTTTTAATGCTTCGTTCATATCGTGTGTAACGAACAAGATTGTTTTGCCTAGTTCTTCGTTTAGATGCAACAAATCATTTTGCAATTGTTCACGTGAAATGGGATCAAGCGCAGAGAACGGTTCATCCATCAAGATGACATCTTGTTCTGCTGCGAGTGCGCGCATGACGCCGACACGTTGTTGTTGTCCACCAGAAAGTTCACTTGGGTATTTCTTTTTAAGTGATGTATTTAATCCAGTCAATCGGAATAATTCATCGACCCGTCGCGACACTTTTTCTTTATCCCACTTCAATAATTCGGGTACGACGCTGACATTTTCCTCAATCGTCATGTGTGGAAAAAGAGCAATCTGTTGCAAGACGTATCCAATTCGACGCCGGAGTTCATGTTCATTAATTGACATGATCGGTTCACCATCAATCCAAATTTGTCCCTCCGAGTGATCAATCAATCGATTAACCATTTTCATCGTCGTCGTTTTACCGCAACCTGAAGGACCAATCAAGCAAAAAATCTCACCTCGATCAACAGTAAAGTTGACGTGTTGTACTGCCTTTGTCCCGTCTGCATACGTTTTGCCGACATCCTTAAATTCAATCACGTATCATCCCTCGTTTCCCCTGTTTATTATCTTTGTAAAATTCCCCTTTCTCTGGGGTTCTAAAACCTATTCCGTTCATTTGTTCCCCTGTTTTTATAAATCTTTCCTTGAGTAGATAAATCATCGCAATAACAAAAAGGACGGTGGAGAATATCCACCGTCTGACTGTATGATGCTTTTATTCGAACGTCACCGTTACATGTCGGCGACCCCATTCTAACGCTTCTTGTTTAGAACCTACTAAAAGATCCATGATTTTCCCACGAATTGCACCACCCGTATCGAGGGCAATCGCATCTCCGAAACCTTCTACATGTACCTTAGTTCCAAGTGGAACGACTGATGGATCGACTGCTACGATTCGACGTCCTTCGTATGTAATCGTATTCGTGACGTCATAACCCGATGCCGTTAATGCACGACCATTATACAAGCGACTACCATTGTTTTCTGGATTTGTCGTATATGCTGTCGTCTCAAACGTTTCCGTCCGTTTCGAGGAAGAATTACTCTGTGCTTGCACATGACTTTGTTTCGTAGCTTGCTGCGCTTTCTTTTTAGCATCCAATTTAGCTCTCTGCTCTGTTTTAGCTTTCTGCTCTGCTTGTAAGCGTGCCTGTTTTCGTGCCTCTGCTTGTTCACGCTTCTCTTGAGCAGCTTGACGTTTCATCTCTAATGGATTTTGGACGATCGTTTTCTCCGTACCGATCCCGATTTGTGCGGCTGACGCTTCATGTTGCGGCAAAAGAATAAATATGA
This window of the Exiguobacterium acetylicum genome carries:
- a CDS encoding HD domain-containing protein, translated to MIQLFKALPEVTMPPYENDAFSINYSDQPIGLSIDTLAPGERIEEVLLVASGEIRTGQTGREWLQFTFNSPAGSCKGKQWINQGTAEEALRPYLETRIVRVEAKVEEYPPQSGNKSLTVQRVTPIHDASPTQFLPQLPADELLEAYRDQLLGLVGQLDSPYQEIALSILRQYWTDFSTRPAALFHHHAYIGGLLKHTACMMTIGRGICDSEQPYLTLLKCIQEAEADHKNELFQANEREMRQFSWDDSFDALYQAAKGIALLDQRPNPNELLLGILLHDIGKLWEYTHAGASADRFSRLLQVTEEEEELAGIALDPDGILIGHMPYGCFVLEQTLREEDIRLPRAVYHRLMHMVLSHHGKREWGSSVTPQTTDAWYLHAIDLLDARKEKWRQQQGR
- a CDS encoding hemolysin family protein; translated protein: MWLINLMIVLLLILANGVFAMTELALLSSKRSKLEKAANDGKKSAHVALELLDRPTDLLSTVQVGITLIGIINGAFGGAALSGPVINWLAQFGFLAPYASTIGYILVVTVITYISLVIGELVPKRIALVSPERVTMWLAPPMRFFSIILRPFIWVLSKSTSSIFRLIGLDRLQTEDETEDEVRQLLIRGTQEGTFNRSEAEQVSRVFDFHDLYAYELMEPRTVTEWIDLADEPDTILRELKEARHRNLPVGHGDLDHFVGFIDAKEVLSTEQPVQELERLIQSPLIVPRQLKATVLLERMRKETVSIAFVLDEYGGFLGMITLFDILEAFVGEISSVEEEPELVMRKDGSFLADGLLHIDDLKRTLGYTDDLPGEQLNAYHTVAGLILYTLGDVPSRGSTVEIGPYRFEVVDLDGRRVDQILIERIEHEQPPLP
- a CDS encoding deoxycytidylate deaminase is translated as MKSEEKQLKWDTTWLLFARMMADRHSKCASKSVACVIVKDEKPISIGINGTPSQHVNCNEIYLKQDGILYTSRPDHPIVEESLERDGVSFYRCENQEEHHEWSKQHEIHAEINALGKLAADSTSARHATAYVTHSPCHACSLALIASKIDRVVYSTGYEYGDGLNLMRQSGIEVIHLPLANEYFLEKI
- a CDS encoding CobW family GTP-binding protein — translated: MQDKIRTTIITGFLGAGKTTLLNHLVSQPTEKFALLVNEVGSVHIDEALIERSDEEMIELTNGCICCSIRGDLRDALLRIAKRRRDGELSFDRLLIETTGVADPGPILQTFYFEPAVEQFYQISSVVTVIDAYHLERQLTFQENVKQIGFADVLLLNKIDLVDASDRETLTALLRERNPSAAIIETELGQVESDQLFETFHFPKEEQVRLSQQTDQVHQSVDDFTALTIVEERPLNRNRFGMVLREVLEAYAEDLYRYKGIIHFSDTERKVILQGTGMIYGTAIREPFSEQPKTTLVFIGKGLDEQAIRKGIEAAIEHG
- a CDS encoding 5-bromo-4-chloroindolyl phosphate hydrolysis family protein, with the translated sequence MKSSWWIFGSIGMMFVFLQLADTFNFSGIFIALGLWFIWSGYRTKPGRRYRTERKSTEIKRKNVKKKLLLDDEEEFVGSVILKPERATRRFEETDDLELQVLQRTIEEGFTKIQTYDQIVPSIRDSEIRSEMRIVSREAHVLFEELYESPRDVKKVRDFFTFYLDSLLSISEKYADLERRGAQVQLDTKNQLISNLKMIGQKLKQQQTLLLEGDTVDLERELLTIEKVLSQETEQRKQEESYRHDPF
- a CDS encoding toxic anion resistance protein — encoded protein: MTHSDKDTWQQWPDEQDQPTISDPSVDLNVAETPPKMPARPVEEMIPSDVPSEQRQKIERLLQVIDLQKTDAVMQFGAPVQRELSQFSDQVLSEVKMKDGGEAGKLLSDLMQRVRQMDPDTLQEKKSFWSNVPVIGRAKKKAETYFLQYEKMSAYLEEVVHNLDRSKFGLMKDITLLDQMYQKNKRYFEELNVYIAAGETKIAHVRQHEIEPLRTEVEVSRDQTKLQELNDLIQLTDRFEKKIHDLKLSRTISLQMAPQIRVIQQNNQILAEKIESAVVNTIPLWKNQVVLSLSLSRQKAALEMQKDVTNTTNQLLEQNSKLLKESSIEIAEENEKGIVSVESLKVAHQNLIETLDETLRIQQEGKQKRRDAEHELERMENELKQKVIEVASKSRELPNRPY
- a CDS encoding reverse transcriptase-like protein: MVELYFDGTVRPSNDEAAVGLFSKNSEGEVTEKMYQIQAINNHEAEFIAFAKAVEWAHELIAQGESVISFRTDSEAVALAVEREFVKNKRTQTIFDPAFERYQLLPLAFVKWIPRSENKADRVAREALRLYEV